TTTCATTCCGACCATCGTGGCGTTCTCCCGCGAGCATGACTATCGCTGGGTCATCTGCGCCCTCAACATTGTCGGCGGCTGGACCTTCGTCCTTTGGGGCGTGGCATTGGTCTGGGCGGTCTATCCCACCAACAAGACCTTCGCCGATCCACTGATCGGATCGGCAACCGGCCTCGGCATACGCAATACGGGCGATGTGCTCGGGGAAGCCGATTTCGGCCGCCAGCGTGGCTACAGCGCTGCGCAATTGGCCAGCCCGGCGGTCGTAGCGCCGCCGCGCGAACGGCAAGGTTCCGTCATCGATGCCTTGGAACGGCTGCAAAAGCTACGCGACAGCGGTGTCCTGACCCAGGACGAGTTCGAGATTCAGAAGCGCGAAGTCTTGAAATGACGCGGGCTGATCGAGCGCTTTTGTCGCTGGGGCGATTGCGCTCAGCTTTGGGGGATTGAAGGACGCGTCACCGCAATTCCTCACTGCTTGAAGCAGTGCTCGCGATGCCATTGCAGGAAATGCGGATGCGGCTGATCCGAAACCCGCCGCGGTTTCAGCGCGCGGCCGCTTTTGTTCAGAATTCCGCGCACGCCGTCGGGATCGTTGACCTGCCGGGAGACCAGGATCTCCAGGTCGTCGGCGAAGCTGATCAACCCGCGGTCGAACATCCAATGCGCCGTGCCGGACAGAGCCATCCCGTTGCTGACGATGTCAGGCCCGTTCGCCTCGACCGGCCGGATATGCGCCGCCGCGACCTCCGCTCGGCCGCCGCCATTGATCAGCTTCAGCCCGGTGACGGCGCAGCGTTCATCATAGGCGCGCAACACGACCCGGCGGAAAACGCGGTCCCGGACGATACGCGAGGTCAAGGAACTGACCCGGTCGCGGGCCTGCTCGAACTGGAAAGGCGCCTGGTCCTCCTGAAGCGCCAAGGCAGAGCCGGCATCGTCGACGCGCGGCAGCAGCGGGGCGCTCTGATCCAACCCCAGCTCGATGATGCGATTGAAGTCGGCGGGCGAAACCGGACGGACCGCCCATTGCCCACGCGGCGAAACTCGTCCTCGTTCGTCGAGCACGCCTCGCTCGACTACGCCGTCTGTGCCTCTGAACGGAACCGGATTGGCAAAGTCGAGATAGCTGCCGGGCTCGATGACAGCGATATACATGCCGGGCGTAGCCGGATCGGCAATGACCTGCTGGACCCGGGCTATGGCGAAATAGCCGCGCGTGCCGCGAACCTTGCCAGGCTCGTAATAGACGATCCAATCGCCGACACAGGCCCGAACGCGGCCGAGATACTGGCGTGGAAACTGGTATCGCTCAGCGGGGCTGTCATCGTAGATCGAATCTGAGCGGTGGATGAAGACCCCGAATCCCATGCAGTTTCTATAGCGTGAGGATGCTCGACACTCACCTTGCCGTTTCGGTGAGCCTGCCATGCCTGACCCAGGGTCTGCCATGCGGACAACCCGGACATGGAACAGGGTCGTCTTCAATCCCGGTGAATTTGCCTTCCAGCGTGCCAGAGCCGAAGATTTCGCCAGGGAGGCGCCTCACGATGACCATCACGATTACCGCCTTTGAACGCTCACCCGATGGCGGCAAGGGACTGGCGCGGGATACGCGCGTTCGCTGGGCGCTGAATTACGGTGACACGTACCTAATTCCCTATTTTTCACGTCTCACGTCAGGCCCCCATTCTCTCCCCTCATAAAGCCTCCCCAACCTATCAATCCGCCACAGCTGTGCCATCACGACCAAACTCGCCCCGAACACCGTCGGCCAGATCTCCAGCATGATCAGCCCCCATCCGAGCAGCCCCGCGCCGACCACGCCCGGCACGGCCAGCCAGCGGAAGGCGAGGCGGTCGCCCGGCGGCACCAGGTCCGGGCGTTCGAGCCAGAGCTTCTCGCCATAGATGCCCTTGGCGGCCCAGGAGCGCGGCGTGTCGACGGGGGCGAAGACATGCGGGTTGACGACGAGCCAGAGGATCACCAGCGCGATGGGGATGAGCGCCCACCAGCCGAGCCAGGTCCGGCTCCAGACGGCGAGGATCATCGCCGGGATGGCGGCGAAGCGGGTGTAGACGCTCCAGGGATTGGCGTGGCGGCGCCAGGCTTCGTCGGTCATGCCGAAGGCTTTGGCGATCACGGCGAGACGTCGCATGCGTGGTCTTTCCTCTTCGGATTGAGATCAGATCAGATCGGAGTGCCGCATCAAGGATAGCCGTCCTTCGAGGGTCGCTTCGCAAGCCTCGCACGTCGTCTTGGCCGGGCTTGTCCCGGCCATCCACGCATAGGGTGGGCGAAGGAAAGTCATGGATGGCCGGGACAAGGCCGGCCAAGACGGTGAGGGCAAAGCCTCCTCGCTTTCCCTCCTCGTCCCCACGCCAAGACCTGCGCTTTTTTGCGCGCGAGGTGCCGTCAGCGGCGAGCCTCGAAGGACTGCTATCCTTGATGCCGTTCGCTTCAATTCGAACCGTCGCCCCGCCGGCGCCACTCGCCCCATGCATGCATGCGTCAATCCAGCGCTGCCTCGCTGGCCATTCTTGCCCTCGAACGCTTCAGAACAGTCTTGCGGCACCCGTCAATCTGCACAAGGATTGATCATTATGCACCAGCGTCCGGCATGGGGCCGGGCGTCCGATCCGCCGAAGCGATGAAGGCCTGCGCAGATGGGCCGCTTCGGCAAGCTGGCATGTCACTTGCCAGCGATGATCCCCGGGCATCAGGGAGAAAAAACGCATGTGGTCCAGCTTTCGTCCGGCCGTCCTCGCCGGCGCCGTCCTGTCTAGCGCCGTTCTGGCGCTCGCAGGCACACTCCTCTCGACAACCTCGGTCCTGGCACAGGAAAAGGTGCTGCGCATCGGCATGACCGCCGCCGACATTCCGCGCACCCATGGCCAGCCCGACCAGGGTTTCGAAGGCAACCGCTTCACCGGCATCCCGATGTATGACGGGCTGGTCAACTGGGACCTGTCGCGCGCCGACGCGGCCTCCGTGATCATTCCGGGCCTGGCGCTCGA
This portion of the Phreatobacter stygius genome encodes:
- a CDS encoding HNH endonuclease — encoded protein: MGFGVFIHRSDSIYDDSPAERYQFPRQYLGRVRACVGDWIVYYEPGKVRGTRGYFAIARVQQVIADPATPGMYIAVIEPGSYLDFANPVPFRGTDGVVERGVLDERGRVSPRGQWAVRPVSPADFNRIIELGLDQSAPLLPRVDDAGSALALQEDQAPFQFEQARDRVSSLTSRIVRDRVFRRVVLRAYDERCAVTGLKLINGGGRAEVAAAHIRPVEANGPDIVSNGMALSGTAHWMFDRGLISFADDLEILVSRQVNDPDGVRGILNKSGRALKPRRVSDQPHPHFLQWHREHCFKQ
- a CDS encoding superinfection immunity protein yields the protein MDGLVILLLVILVGIYFIPTIVAFSREHDYRWVICALNIVGGWTFVLWGVALVWAVYPTNKTFADPLIGSATGLGIRNTGDVLGEADFGRQRGYSAAQLASPAVVAPPRERQGSVIDALERLQKLRDSGVLTQDEFEIQKREVLK
- a CDS encoding DUF6653 family protein → MRRLAVIAKAFGMTDEAWRRHANPWSVYTRFAAIPAMILAVWSRTWLGWWALIPIALVILWLVVNPHVFAPVDTPRSWAAKGIYGEKLWLERPDLVPPGDRLAFRWLAVPGVVGAGLLGWGLIMLEIWPTVFGASLVVMAQLWRIDRLGRLYEGREWGPDVRREK